A window from Bufo bufo chromosome 1, aBufBuf1.1, whole genome shotgun sequence encodes these proteins:
- the EMP3 gene encoding epithelial membrane protein 3: MSLLLFGVTALHIIILIILFVATLDSSWWVLSQDETLNLWHDCIFNNNSESWMCSSVSTNEWFQAVQALVVLSVLFSSFSFMLFMCQLYNMEKGGLFYATGAFQILASLAVFSGAVIYTTHVTEFHKDKGEGGSFGHCYVLAWVAFPLSMLSGIMYIHLRKRE; this comes from the exons ATGAGTCTTCTcctatttggtgttactgccctgCATATCATTATCTTGATCATCCTCTTCGTTGCCACCCTTGACAGT TCTTGGTGGGTGCTCTCACAAGATGAGACCCTGAACCTGTGGCATGACTGCATTTTTAACAACAATTCGGAAAGCTGGATGTGCTCCTCGGTGTCTACAAATG AGTGGTTCCAAGCGGTGCAGGCTCTGGTGGTGCTCTCTGTCCTGTTTTCCAGCTTTTCCTTCATGCTGTTCATGTGCCAGCTCTACAACATGGAGAAAGGGGGGCTCTTTTATGCAACGGGTGCCTTTCAAATTCTTGCCA GTCTGGCTGTGTTTTCTGGAGCAGTCATCTATACAACCCATGTGACAGAATTTCATAAAGATAAGGGTGAAGGAGGATCCTTTGGCCACTGCTATGTATTGGCTTGGGTGGCCTTCCCGCTCAGCATGTTGAGTGGCATCATGTACATCCACCTAAGAAAACGGGAGTAA